The genomic segment GTGATCAGAGGGTCACTGAATCAAAACTCATAATCGGGAGAACGATTTTATCGTGCTTCTTATACTATCTCaacaatatattttaaaaaaaaaaataaaaaattaccaTTCTAATTCCAGAAATTTTCAAGGTTTTTGCATCACCATTTTTGATTGCGGTGAAATTTGGCATCTGAATTACACAAACCTTTCAGAGCTCAGAACATCTTCCCTTTGAGACATTCAGAGTGTTTTATTATGGACTAGAAATTACTATACAAATACTACACAAACATACTCACTAACCACTCTGTCGGGAATACTGGGGCATAATGTTTTGTGGAGACGGTAGGGGCACCTCAATCATTCTgtgtattcattaaatttctCCATCAGCTCAGTTAATTAACTTGATTTGTTAAATAACTCAAtggggtattgattagccaaacaaggtgggctagtggttgattaaaaaaaaaaaaacgtcaagaaacgtcagacagctgtgcttgcaaacaatGGTTATTCCACCAAGTACTAAAGCATGTGTTGTaagggatcaaatacttatttccctagataaatgacaGATTGATTTGTAACTATTACATCATgattttttcttgcttgttttgttaataatctatcttttgctgtttaaataaacataccagtgaaattacacacttctcatttctttattaatgggtcaacttaagaattcagcagggggtcaaataattatttccctcactgcgtgtatgtatgtataatataccatatatatatatatatatatatatatatatatatatatatataccatacatatatatatatatatatatatatatatatatatataaacatacccCAGATCATAACACTGCCGCCACAGGCTTTTACGGCAGGCACTGGGCATGATGGGAGCATCACTCCATCTGCCACTCTTATTACCCTGATGCCTATCACTCTGGATTGGGGTAAATCTGGACTCCACAGACCACAGAACCTTTATCTATTGCCCCAGAGTCCAGTCTTTATGCTCCCCGGCAATCTGGAGCTTTTAACCTCACGAACCTCATGAGTGGTTTTCTTAAGACTATACAGCTTAGTTCCATTACCTTGAGCTTTCTTCATATCGCACGTGTGGAAATGTTCTTACTTGATGCCAGCTTGATGCCAGTCAATAACTTGACCCTGCTGAAACAGCATAACATCTATTTCACGACCATGACACATTAAGAAATAAAATCACTGCATCGCTTAGGGTTAGATAACGTACTGCCAGCTGAAATATATTAATCACTGCAGCACTTATCCAATGGAAGGCTCTACTTCCTTACTGAAATCCAGGTGTCATGTATActgtttttgttcatttttccTGAATAGTCGATGCCATTGACAGTGAATATGATTGTTTTTTAATCGTCAAAAATTATATTAGGTTATATAATAATctggattttattgaacaaCACTATAATAATTTAGCAAATTACTCAAAATACAGTGTGCCAAATTATTATGCATAACAGTTTCTAAACATCAAGCAGGTTGAAAAGAACTGAAAATGGACATCTGCCATATATTTTCTTTATGAAGATCATTTTTCAAAAATGAAATACTTCAATCAAAAAACATCCAGTTACATGTGAACATAAGAGGCCCTCATTGATATCACCTGAAGTCCATAGAGACTTTCTGCCTGTATCCCATCTGAAGATGCCTGAATTGCCTCCCAGAGCTGCTGTTTGCAGGTTTACTGCCTCCCACCCTCAGAGATCTCCAGCTCCACAGGTTCTCAATAGGGTTCAGGTACCGGGCATGATGGTGGCCATGAGTTTCTCTCCTTTTACACTCATACTCACCAAAGATTCAACGGTATTTTTCCAGCATAGGATGGATCGTTGTCTTGCATGAAAATGATTTTGCTGCGGAAGGCAGGAAATGGTCAGTTAGAAACCCCACATTAGAGGCCGACCATCTCCCTCCCCATTATTCCAGCCAAAAACATCACTCTGCCACCTCCTTGCTGACATCACAGCCTTGTTGGGACATGCTGGATGTCCACCAACCATTCAGAACTTAGTCCAGTGTAGCATGGCATTCATCAATGAATAAAAGAGTTTGAAAATTACTTTTTATGTATTTCTGAGCCCACTGCAAACATTTCTCCTTGTGAGCATTGGTTAGCGGTGGCTGAAACACAGCTGCTCTCTAAATAATGATGCAATTGCCTGACAGAAATTTCCCTTGATATGCCTTTATCTGAACGAACCCATTTCACACTTATCTACAGAAAGATCCTTCTTCTCCCCCATACTGTATGAAAACTGACTTTCTTAATGACGTTGAACTTGCTTAAGTACTTTCTTTTTAATTATGCTCACCTTGGAAACTAATTACCATTCCTGTCTGAGATTGACATCAGTGATCTAAACAGACACAACACAAGCAAAAACTACCACGGAAAAACTAAAACGGAAATGATTAACTGAAATCCTACATGCATAATGATTTGGAACACAGTGTAAAGTGAAATcccatatgtatgtatgtgcccaTACATTGCATCTGTAGTGTTTGATCTTGTTTATAGTTTCTCCTATAACACCAAAATTTCATGGGATTAAAAAAGTTACTTATCTTATGAATATGCAGGAGTACAGGTGTCCCTAATGAAGTGCTCAGCGAGTGCATTTCATATTTCAAAAACTGACTTGTTACTTAGCAAAAGTAGCAAGAAATGTAGAAAGAGGAACTTCGAcctcgaagaaaaaaaaaaagtttgactTACAGGCTCTTTTCGAATTTTCCAAAGAGTTCTACCTGAATCATGAAGTAGTAACAGTAAAAATGTTACAGCTCATATAATTTTTCGCTACTCATGGCGTATAAAAGGTGCTGTATCAcaatcagataaaaaaaaaatacaaatacaacATTACAAAATGAAATCATGAATCAAAATAGGCTAACGCAAAACCTTTTCCCCCTGGATTTCAGGAggaatatacaaatatatgtgTTCAACAAGCAAACTGGGTGGGTGGAactatattaataatatattacaaatatatattaatccATGGCCAGCAAGTCGGAGATAAAGATTTTGAAAATGGATTTACTGAGCAGATAAAACGACACCTAAATTTAAGATGATGTCATTTCTTTGTACTGTGTGCAAAACATCATACAAAGGTATGTCCAGAGTTtcctgttttatgtttttaatttttaacttCACTGTCATCATCATTGATTTACATTTTGTGCAATCATCCAAAGAGAAAATGCTagatataaaaaaagaaagatataGAACAAAGCAACGAGTGTCCAGCTGCAATCCAGTGGAGTCCATTCACCTAGAGAAGAGCGTTTTATTAGGTCATTGTGAAAAGTTATACAGACCCATTCAAACAAAGTGTAATGTtattgatggaaaaaaaaatgaagatatACAATGCTAGAAATGTCAACAAAGTGCTAAAAACTTAAAATTCACACAAGCAGTGATCCAAAACTACAAGCTGAACCACAGCAACCGTCCCATTACCGAAAACATCCAGAGTGAGATTAGGCGAACCTTCATACTAAATGATGCAAAAAAACATAGCTTAACCTTCTGACTGGGGATGCAAAATTTGCCGGCTTTGTTTCTTAAATCTATTTAAGAAATTAAACGGTACCTTAAAGTCTTACAGTGacaaacaaaatgtaaagacccacaaacaaaaaaaacgtgTAGCCCATTAATCTGAAAACCTAAATCGATAAATTAAACATGGTTATAAAAGGGATAGGTGGTACAAAGACGGACAGTTCTGGATACAAAGCTGTAACGATTGATCATCAAGGTTGAGCCGCGTGTGTCATTTCTCCTGGTTATTTTAGCATTACATGGTGCATTCCCATCATGCACCTTCATCACCACCCCAGAGCCTGTTTATGCTTAGAGCTTAACTTTAGATCAGACTGATGCGGGACCTGTATGTCGTCTGCAAGCTTGTCTTTCTCTGAACTATTAAGTTTGATTCACTCTCCTTGTTCCCACAATCTTATTTTTCGTACCGAACATAACAGCAATACCATGTATTTggcctaaaataataataaaaaaaaacaaaaaaaaaaaacaaaaatggacaGCTGGATCAACCCTGGTGTtatacccccccgccccccatcacTTTTCCTAAGCGGACAGGTTAACCTGGTGACATTGGGGTGCTAATAAGAATCAGGATCAGTACTTCTGAGTCCTGATGTCAAAGGCCTCTGGTGGGGGGACTTCGAGTTCGCTGCTTGAATGGGTGAAACTCATAGCGATGCCACAAAATGGACAGGTGCTCACAGCCATGACCTGTACCACTAAAACAAGCAGATTTCAGTAACCCTATACAAAAGGCACAGCACAGACCGGGTCAAAGAGCTCTGTATCTGTAACAACATACGAAAGaccaacaccccccctccctatGCCACGACAGGAGGAGCTGTAGTGTgagtccaacccccccccccccccccgcccccctttaTAGAACTgtgttctatatatatatatgctgtcagtgagtgacccagagtcagtcagtcagtcagtatgtatgtatgcatgtatgtatgcatgtatgtatatagatagatagacagacagacagactctgGGTCACTCACTGACAGCATATAAGAAAGGGATGTCCCATCACCTACCATGAAAAGTATGAAAAACACGTGAACCTTGGTAGTTCTCTGCGTGAATAAACTACATGCGTGTCCCTGGCGTGTGGAGCAGGTCCAGCTCCCTGCATGCCTTCCTATAATGTTTCTGTACCATACAAATACTCTGGTTGCCACCAATGAGCTAACGCCTTAGTCCCACCAATGGTGCGGTCCTGCATCTCGATGCTGTCGAAGCCCCGCCCACATTAAAGGGCCAACGCAGCACACAGATTCTACACTTAAACATCCAGACACTGAAATTAAAAGTCATACAAATACACGTATAAAAGCACCGCAGAGGCTGGTGCATTTCGCTCCGTCCTGGAATTAGGGTCTGCTGTTAGCTAGAGCTGACCGTGTTACATGAGAAAATTATTTAACATTGAAATTCACTGCTTTGGAGAattgcacccccctcccccaccccgaaCTTCCCCCCCATTCCAAGGTTAAAGAAGGGAATGTGACCGACTCAGGGACATTAATCTGAAGCTGGTGCCAAACCGCAGAAACGGGACATGGAAACACACCCTTAGACACCCTCTGGCCTAAATGCACAGATTAGGATTTGGAAAGATCTAAGAAAACACCATAGGTGGCCTTAACGCGGCGGGTCCATCCTCCTACACCTTCTCCACCGTCGGCTGGCTCGGGGCCACCTTCTTGCTCCTCTTCGTGCGGCTCCGTGCATAAACCCGCAGAAAGAGCGCGAGGAACACTATAGCGACACCTAGGCCACCCACGACGGTGACTGGGTGGCCGTAGAGGAAGCAGGACAGCAGGATAGCGATGGCCTGCCGCAACGTCATGATGATGGTGAAGACGGCCGCGCCGAACTGGCCTATGGTGTAGAAGATGAAGAGCTGcccgcaggcagagcagacagacagaagcaCGGCATGGATGGCGAACTCGGAGTGCCGGGTCATGAAGGCCAAGGACTCGAAGAAGGCTCCTTGCTCCAGCAGCGAGCCCACCGTCAGGAGGCAGGAGAAGAGGTTCACCCCAAACATCATCTGCACTGAGGACATCTTGTACTTGAAGAGGTTGTCCTGCCAGTTGGAAGTGAAGCTGTCGAACATGATGTAGCCACCCAGAATGACGACCCCGGAGAAGGTGGTCACGGTGGAAGGGTGCTTGTTGGTAGTGCTAGACAGGAGGAACATGCTGACCCCGATGGAGATCAGCATGGCCGTGAAGTACTCCCAGTACTCGTAGCTCTTCCGGGAAACAATCTTCCCCATGAGCATGACAGGAATGACTTTGGAGGCCTTGGCCAGGACCTGCGTGGGGAAGCTGATGAACTTGAGGGCCTCATACTGGcaccagctgctcaggatgttGGACAGGGAGGCGAAGGAGTACTTGTACATGGGGGCTCCATGGCGGGGCTGCTTAAAGAGGGCACACCAGAGCCCAGCCACAGTCAAGGCCAGGATGCGGTTCATGAAGACCAGGAACTGGGAGTCCGTAAACCTCtcgccctcctcctcctcgccgGTGGCCCCGTATGAGCGTGTCATCACACGTTCTTGTAGGACGCCCCATGTTAAGTAGGAAACCTGCAGGATCCAGAAGTAGAAAAATGTTTATTCAAACAATAAGCTTCAATCATAAAATGGAAATGGCAACACTGTGAAAACTGAAAGACAATgccattaaaaataataataaaaatttaattaGTAGGTGGAGTAGTGGTCCAAGACACAGATCTAAAACTGCTGTCTGATGAAAGCAGAGAACAGGAACAACTCTTCCGAGCCAGAAGTGGTTTACGCAACATCTTTCAGATAAAATACCGACCTGTGAAAAACTGATGAAGTTCAAATGAAATGGTCAGCTAAGCAAGATAATGTGAAACTCAACCCCTACTCTAGTTCCTGGAAATGCAGGTTTAACACATTCATAATTTCTCCATAACTCTGGCTCGATCCACAATGACAGCAGGCTGCTGAGGAATGTTTATTACATTTAGCAGCCCGCCAGGTTCTGCGAGTGGCTCTGAGTCAGACCTTGCAGTAACTGCATTCACACAGTCAGCGGGTAGACGGCTCATTGTGGAGCATGTAGTAGGTGAGGTAGACTGCTCTTGTGGATACCGGTGATATTTTAAACATGAGTACGACTTCCGGATTTCTTTGGCACGGTGCAAATTCCATATTATTTGCGTACTGCGTTTTGGTTCAGATAAGTATATACTAGTAGTATATACTACTATACGGTTTCAAAGTCAGTCAAGCAGTATGTCGATGGCCCATGATAGACCCCAGCCAGACGGTGGGATGCAGCTGGTTCAAAACGCAGCTGCATCAATGTCCAGGAGCTGAGAATGACAACTGGCATGAGGCCTAAAGGCAGGATGTCCGGGCGACCCAAAGCTGTGCACCAAAAGCATTCAAACTGTGATTTACAGGACATGAGACAAAGGAGAGGAAACATCTTAaacttccacacacacacacacac from the Brienomyrus brachyistius isolate T26 chromosome 19, BBRACH_0.4, whole genome shotgun sequence genome contains:
- the slc35b2 gene encoding adenosine 3'-phospho 5'-phosphosulfate transporter 1 isoform X2 — its product is MPPFRQRVRSRYLLLVILLFFIPTVRSADEEPSHLNNWHDIWLVRFIINILGYATIIVPGYLLIKYLKSSNYLETGRGFCYPVIKSCVFGSESKSGLLDEPLAAPRNEPESTSSTKQALKLFFCAAGLQVSYLTWGVLQERVMTRSYGATGEEEEGERFTDSQFLVFMNRILALTVAGLWCALFKQPRHGAPMYKYSFASLSNILSSWCQYEALKFISFPTQVLAKASKVIPVMLMGKIVSRKSYEYWEYFTAMLISIGVSMFLLSSTTNKHPSTVTTFSGVVILGGYIMFDSFTSNWQDNLFKYKMSSVQMMFGVNLFSCLLTVGSLLEQGAFFESLAFMTRHSEFAIHAVLLSVCSACGQLFIFYTIGQFGAAVFTIIMTLRQAIAILLSCFLYGHPVTVVGGLGVAIVFLALFLRVYARSRTKRSKKVAPSQPTVEKV
- the slc35b2 gene encoding adenosine 3'-phospho 5'-phosphosulfate transporter 1 isoform X1, whose translation is MPPFRQSRVRSRYLLLVILLFFIPTVRSADEEPSHLNNWHDIWLVRFIINILGYATIIVPGYLLIKYLKSSNYLETGRGFCYPVIKSCVFGSESKSGLLDEPLAAPRNEPESTSSTKQALKLFFCAAGLQVSYLTWGVLQERVMTRSYGATGEEEEGERFTDSQFLVFMNRILALTVAGLWCALFKQPRHGAPMYKYSFASLSNILSSWCQYEALKFISFPTQVLAKASKVIPVMLMGKIVSRKSYEYWEYFTAMLISIGVSMFLLSSTTNKHPSTVTTFSGVVILGGYIMFDSFTSNWQDNLFKYKMSSVQMMFGVNLFSCLLTVGSLLEQGAFFESLAFMTRHSEFAIHAVLLSVCSACGQLFIFYTIGQFGAAVFTIIMTLRQAIAILLSCFLYGHPVTVVGGLGVAIVFLALFLRVYARSRTKRSKKVAPSQPTVEKV